In Thauera aromatica K172, one DNA window encodes the following:
- a CDS encoding DEAD/DEAH box helicase, with translation MTDSSLPDASLPSPATGAALRFADLALPAPLLSALTEVGYETPSPIQAECIPLLLAGRDILGEAQTGTGKTAAFALPMLARLDLTDSRPQVLVLTPTRELAIQVAEAFAKYAHHLKNFHVLPIYGGQSMVVQLRQLSRGAQIIVGTPGRVMDHLERGSLKLDSLRALVLDEADEMLRMGFIDDVEWILEHTPAERQTALFSATMPNVIREVARRHLREPEEIKIRAATATVSKISQRYWLVRGVDKLDALTRILDAEESFDAALVFVRTKIATEELADKLAARGYAAAALNGDMTQGLRERVIEQLKNGALDIVIATDVAARGIDVPRVSHVINYDIPYDTEAYVHRIGRTGRAGREGAAILFVAPRETRMLKMIERATRQPITPIALPSSEEVTNLRVAQFKRQVVDTLGGGELGFFMNVVNDLIDENELDVHEVAAALALLAQRDRPLQIEESGRGWEIATTPSAEGGRPPRAEHFTTGAARERAQRPNRDEILARRRAFSNGALVRYRIEVGRNQGASPKEIVGAIANEGGIEGKFIGQIHLFDDFATVELPARLPEDLLATLKRTRVRQMPLNIRALSDAEAAAMPERRPRPRDAAPTGGEPRPRGKGSFDARGATHAGDKPHAHGAPRRPAKPPRRG, from the coding sequence ATGACCGACTCCAGCCTCCCCGACGCCAGCCTTCCTTCGCCCGCCACCGGCGCCGCCTTGCGCTTCGCCGACCTCGCACTGCCCGCGCCCCTCCTGTCCGCGCTGACCGAAGTCGGCTACGAGACGCCGTCCCCGATCCAGGCTGAGTGCATCCCGCTGCTGCTCGCCGGCCGCGACATCCTCGGCGAAGCCCAGACCGGCACCGGCAAGACCGCCGCCTTCGCCCTGCCGATGCTGGCCCGCCTCGATCTCACCGACAGCCGGCCGCAGGTGCTGGTGCTCACGCCCACACGCGAGCTGGCAATCCAGGTCGCCGAGGCCTTCGCCAAGTACGCCCACCACCTGAAGAACTTCCACGTCCTGCCGATCTACGGCGGCCAGAGCATGGTGGTGCAACTGCGCCAGCTGTCGCGCGGCGCCCAGATCATCGTCGGCACTCCGGGACGGGTCATGGACCACCTCGAACGCGGCAGCCTCAAGCTCGACAGCCTGCGCGCACTCGTCCTCGACGAAGCCGACGAGATGCTGCGCATGGGCTTCATCGACGATGTCGAATGGATTCTCGAGCACACCCCGGCCGAACGCCAGACCGCGCTGTTCTCGGCAACGATGCCGAACGTGATCCGCGAAGTCGCCCGTCGCCACCTGCGCGAGCCGGAAGAAATCAAGATCCGCGCCGCCACCGCCACAGTGTCCAAGATCAGCCAGCGCTACTGGCTGGTGCGCGGCGTGGACAAGCTCGACGCCCTGACCCGCATCCTCGATGCCGAAGAGAGCTTCGACGCCGCGCTCGTCTTCGTGCGCACCAAGATCGCCACCGAAGAGCTCGCCGACAAGCTTGCCGCCCGCGGCTACGCTGCCGCCGCGCTCAACGGCGACATGACCCAGGGCCTGCGTGAGCGCGTGATCGAGCAGTTGAAGAATGGGGCGCTCGACATCGTCATCGCCACCGACGTCGCCGCACGCGGCATCGACGTTCCACGCGTCTCCCACGTCATCAACTACGACATCCCCTACGATACCGAAGCCTACGTGCACCGCATCGGCCGCACCGGCCGCGCCGGCCGCGAGGGCGCCGCGATTCTGTTCGTCGCCCCGCGCGAGACGCGCATGCTGAAGATGATCGAGCGCGCCACCCGCCAGCCGATCACCCCGATCGCACTGCCCAGCAGCGAAGAAGTCACCAACCTGCGCGTCGCCCAGTTCAAGCGCCAGGTGGTCGACACCCTGGGCGGCGGCGAGCTGGGGTTTTTCATGAATGTGGTCAACGATCTCATCGACGAGAACGAACTCGACGTCCACGAAGTGGCCGCCGCCCTCGCCCTCCTCGCACAGCGCGACCGCCCCCTGCAGATCGAGGAATCCGGCCGCGGCTGGGAGATCGCCACCACGCCCTCCGCGGAAGGCGGCCGGCCGCCGCGCGCGGAACATTTCACCACCGGCGCCGCGCGCGAACGCGCCCAGCGCCCCAACCGCGACGAAATCCTCGCCCGCCGCCGCGCCTTCAGCAACGGCGCCTTGGTGCGCTACCGCATCGAGGTCGGCCGCAACCAGGGCGCGAGCCCGAAGGAGATCGTCGGCGCCATCGCCAACGAAGGCGGCATCGAGGGCAAGTTCATCGGCCAGATCCACCTGTTCGACGACTTCGCCACAGTGGAGTTGCCCGCCCGCCTGCCCGAAGACCTGCTCGCCACCCTGAAACGCACCCGCGTCCGTCAGATGCCCCTCAACATCCGCGCCCTGAGCGATGCCGAAGCGGCCGCCATGCCCGAACGCCGGCCGCGGCCGCGCGACGCCGCACCCACCGGCGGCGAACCCCGTCCGCGCGGGAAAGGCAGTTTCGATGCGCGCGGAGCGACGCACGCCGGCGACAAACCGCATGCCCATGGCGCGCCCCGGCGCCCGGCCAAGCCTCCCCGCCGTGGATAA
- the cspE gene encoding transcription antiterminator/RNA stability regulator CspE, whose product MSTQTGTVKWFNDAKGFGFITPEGGGDDLFAHFSEIQSKGFKSLAENQRVEFEVKTGPKGLQAANIRPL is encoded by the coding sequence ATGAGCACTCAAACCGGTACCGTCAAGTGGTTCAACGACGCCAAGGGCTTCGGCTTCATCACTCCGGAAGGCGGCGGTGACGACCTGTTCGCCCACTTCTCCGAAATCCAGAGCAAGGGTTTCAAGAGCCTGGCTGAAAACCAGCGCGTGGAATTCGAAGTCAAGACCGGCCCCAAGGGCCTGCAGGCGGCCAACATCCGCCCGCTGTAA
- the ylqF gene encoding ribosome biogenesis GTPase YlqF has product MPIQWFPGHMASARKKAAEAMAAIDVVIEVTDARLPEASSNPMIAELRRFRSRPCLKLLNKSDLADPAATKAWMEFYNRQPGVRAVAISAKNAAEAARVPALCRQLAPHRDDGTKPLRMMIMGIPNVGKSTLMNALLKRKVAKVGDEPAVTKHQQTLDLGPGMTLTDTPGMMWPKIDYDADGYMLAASHAIGRNAVIDEEVAAFLGEILIARYRPLLAARYRLEPATLAGFDGPALVEAVGRRRGCLVKGGGLDLEKAAQILLQDYRDGVLGRISLETPQTRMQMIAAADAARAAAQDPDAAGEDGG; this is encoded by the coding sequence ATGCCCATCCAGTGGTTTCCAGGTCATATGGCCTCGGCGCGCAAGAAAGCGGCCGAGGCCATGGCCGCGATCGACGTCGTCATCGAGGTGACCGACGCGCGTCTGCCCGAGGCCAGCAGCAACCCCATGATCGCCGAGTTGCGCCGGTTCCGGAGCCGCCCCTGCCTGAAACTGCTGAACAAGTCCGATCTGGCCGATCCGGCAGCGACCAAGGCGTGGATGGAGTTCTACAACCGCCAGCCGGGAGTCCGGGCGGTGGCGATCTCGGCCAAGAACGCGGCCGAGGCCGCCCGTGTCCCGGCGCTATGCCGCCAGCTCGCTCCGCACCGCGACGACGGCACCAAGCCGCTGCGGATGATGATCATGGGGATTCCCAACGTCGGTAAATCGACGCTGATGAATGCCCTGCTCAAGCGCAAGGTGGCCAAGGTCGGCGACGAGCCGGCAGTGACCAAGCACCAGCAGACGCTCGATCTGGGGCCGGGCATGACCCTGACCGACACCCCCGGCATGATGTGGCCGAAAATCGACTACGACGCCGACGGCTACATGCTCGCCGCCAGCCATGCGATCGGGCGCAATGCGGTGATCGACGAGGAAGTGGCGGCTTTCCTGGGCGAAATCCTGATCGCACGCTACCGCCCCTTGCTCGCCGCGCGCTACCGGCTCGAACCGGCGACGCTGGCCGGCTTCGACGGTCCGGCGCTGGTCGAGGCGGTCGGTCGCCGCCGCGGCTGCCTGGTGAAGGGCGGGGGGCTCGACCTGGAAAAGGCGGCGCAGATCCTGCTTCAGGATTACCGCGACGGCGTACTCGGCCGGATCAGCCTGGAAACGCCGCAAACGCGGATGCAGATGATCGCCGCCGCGGATGCCGCGCGGGCTGCGGCGCAGGACCCGGATGCCGCCGGGGAGGATGGCGGCTGA
- a CDS encoding 3',5'-nucleoside bisphosphate phosphatase produces MTSLPAAALHAINADLHCHSTVSDGWLEPEALVLRALGNGVELLALTDHDEVGGIDAAARVAAAHGLRFVPGVEISVSFAGETVHIVGLGIDHRNPALSAGLTQVREGRDTRAVRMSESLERVGIRDALAGARRFARNPALLSRAHFARHLVASGVMPDVRTVFDHYLVRGKPGFVDHQWATLEQAVGWIRAAGGIAVVAHPARYRLSAADFARLFDRFVAAGGEAVEVVSGAHTEDEMRRFATVARQRGLLASRASDFHGEKESAVDLGRCNPLPPDLEPVWSRLL; encoded by the coding sequence ATGACCTCCCTGCCGGCTGCCGCACTGCACGCCATCAATGCCGATCTGCATTGCCATTCCACCGTCTCCGACGGCTGGCTGGAGCCGGAGGCGCTGGTGCTGCGCGCGCTCGGCAACGGCGTGGAGCTGCTCGCCCTGACCGACCACGACGAGGTCGGCGGCATCGATGCCGCCGCCCGGGTGGCGGCGGCGCACGGCTTGCGCTTCGTGCCCGGGGTGGAGATTTCGGTGTCCTTCGCCGGGGAGACCGTCCATATCGTCGGCCTCGGTATCGACCACCGCAATCCCGCGTTGAGCGCGGGATTGACGCAGGTGCGGGAAGGACGCGATACGCGTGCGGTGCGGATGAGCGAATCCCTCGAGCGCGTCGGGATCCGCGATGCGCTCGCCGGTGCCCGCCGCTTCGCGCGCAATCCGGCCCTGCTGAGCCGGGCCCACTTCGCCCGTCATCTGGTGGCGAGCGGCGTGATGCCCGATGTCAGGACCGTGTTCGACCACTATCTGGTGCGCGGCAAGCCCGGCTTCGTCGACCACCAGTGGGCGACCCTGGAGCAGGCGGTGGGCTGGATCCGCGCTGCCGGCGGCATCGCGGTGGTCGCCCATCCGGCGCGTTACCGTCTGTCCGCGGCCGATTTCGCGCGTCTTTTCGATCGTTTTGTCGCCGCCGGGGGCGAGGCGGTCGAAGTCGTTTCGGGGGCGCATACCGAAGACGAGATGCGCCGCTTCGCCACGGTCGCGCGCCAGCGTGGTTTGCTCGCTTCGCGCGCGTCGGATTTCCACGGCGAAAAGGAAAGCGCGGTCGATCTCGGTCGCTGCAATCCTCTTCCTCCCGACCTCGAGCCGGTGTGGTCGCGCCTGCTGTAG
- a CDS encoding L-threonylcarbamoyladenylate synthase, with the protein MTQFFSLHPEHPQPRLVRQAAEIVRGGGLVVLPTDSAYALGGQIGDAGVLDRIRRIRAVDERHHFTLMCRDLSEIATYARVDNRQYRLLKATTPGPYTFILEGTKELPRRVLHPKRKTIGLRVPVHEVVSALLAELDGPLLTSTLILPGEDLPLSDIDEIRERLDKLVDLIIEAGYCGPEATSVIDLTSGAPELIRAGRGPLAPFGLE; encoded by the coding sequence ATGACACAGTTCTTCTCCCTCCATCCCGAACATCCGCAGCCGCGCTTGGTCCGCCAGGCCGCGGAAATCGTCCGCGGCGGCGGCCTGGTGGTGCTGCCGACCGATTCCGCCTACGCCCTCGGCGGCCAGATCGGCGATGCCGGTGTGCTCGACCGCATCCGCCGCATCCGCGCGGTCGATGAGCGCCATCATTTCACCCTGATGTGCCGCGACCTGTCCGAAATCGCCACCTATGCGCGGGTGGACAACCGCCAGTACCGGCTGCTCAAGGCGACCACGCCCGGCCCTTATACCTTCATTCTCGAAGGCACCAAGGAACTGCCCCGTCGCGTGCTCCACCCCAAGCGCAAAACGATCGGCCTGCGCGTGCCCGTGCACGAGGTGGTGTCGGCGCTACTCGCCGAGCTCGACGGCCCCTTGCTGACCTCCACCCTGATCCTGCCCGGCGAGGATTTGCCGCTGAGCGACATCGATGAAATCCGCGAGCGTCTGGACAAGCTGGTCGACCTCATCATCGAAGCCGGTTACTGCGGGCCGGAGGCGACCAGCGTGATCGATCTCACTTCGGGGGCGCCCGAGCTGATCCGGGCCGGACGCGGTCCGCTCGCACCCTTCGGGCTAGAATGA
- a CDS encoding site-2 protease family protein, which translates to MDALIPTLAIWALPVLLAITLHEAAHGYVARHFGDPTAHLAGRITLNPLRHIDPVGTVLVPVGILALSALMGGGGILFGWAKPVPVNFGRLRRPKADMLWVAAAGPFTNLLMALGWALLFRIAASAEPGGYSLAMLKMADAGIQINAVLMVLNLLPIPPLDGGRIAVSLLPDRLAWRFARLEPYGFPILLVLLFTGILGAILWPLIAGFRYLLSLVFGL; encoded by the coding sequence ATGGACGCGCTGATTCCGACCCTGGCCATCTGGGCCCTGCCGGTGCTGCTGGCGATCACCCTGCACGAGGCGGCACACGGCTATGTCGCACGCCATTTCGGCGACCCGACGGCGCACCTGGCCGGACGGATCACGCTCAATCCGCTGCGCCACATCGATCCGGTCGGCACCGTGCTGGTGCCGGTCGGCATCCTGGCGCTGAGCGCCCTGATGGGCGGGGGTGGCATCCTGTTCGGCTGGGCCAAGCCGGTGCCGGTGAATTTCGGCCGCCTGCGCCGGCCCAAGGCCGACATGCTGTGGGTGGCGGCGGCGGGGCCGTTCACCAACCTGCTGATGGCGCTCGGCTGGGCACTCCTGTTCCGCATCGCCGCCTCCGCCGAGCCCGGCGGCTATTCACTGGCGATGCTGAAGATGGCCGATGCGGGGATCCAGATCAATGCCGTGCTGATGGTGCTGAACCTGCTGCCGATCCCGCCGCTCGACGGCGGGCGGATCGCGGTCAGCCTGCTGCCGGACCGCCTCGCCTGGCGTTTCGCCCGGCTTGAGCCGTACGGTTTCCCGATCCTGCTCGTGCTGTTGTTTACCGGCATCCTCGGCGCCATCCTGTGGCCGCTGATCGCCGGCTTCCGCTACCTGCTCTCCCTCGTTTTCGGTCTCTGA
- a CDS encoding tryptophan--tRNA ligase — protein sequence MYAERVLSGMRPSGRLHLGHYHGVLKSWVKLQEEYPCLFFVADWHALTTHYDTPQVIADHVWDMVIDWLAAGVDPAQSTLFIQSRVPEHAELHLLLSMMTPLGWLERVPSWKEQQERLEGRDLSTYGFLGYPLLQSADILLYRADKVPVGEDQVPHVEITREIARRFNHLYGREAGFEDKAKDAVKKLGAKRARLYQELRTRFQQEGDEDALEQAKALLDETQNLSLGDRERLYGYLEGSGKMILVEPEALLTSAARMPGLDGQKMSKSYGNTINLREDADGVTRKIHTMQTDPARMRRTDPGDPERCPVWPLHAIYSDEATLAWVQQGCRSAGIGCLECKQPLLEAILEEQEILHERAQPYLDDPTLVRSILADGCERARKLAQETMRDVREAMGLDYG from the coding sequence ATGTATGCAGAACGCGTCCTTTCCGGCATGCGCCCCAGCGGCCGCCTGCATCTCGGCCATTATCATGGTGTCCTCAAGAGCTGGGTGAAGCTGCAGGAAGAATATCCCTGCCTGTTCTTTGTCGCCGACTGGCATGCGCTCACCACCCATTACGACACCCCGCAGGTGATTGCGGACCATGTCTGGGATATGGTGATCGACTGGCTTGCGGCCGGCGTCGACCCCGCCCAGTCCACTCTCTTCATCCAGTCCCGCGTGCCCGAGCATGCCGAGCTGCACCTGCTGCTGTCGATGATGACGCCGCTCGGCTGGCTCGAGCGCGTGCCGAGCTGGAAGGAGCAGCAGGAAAGGCTGGAGGGGCGCGACCTGTCCACTTACGGTTTTCTCGGCTATCCCCTGCTCCAGTCGGCCGATATCCTGCTTTACCGCGCCGACAAGGTGCCGGTGGGCGAGGACCAGGTCCCGCACGTCGAAATCACACGCGAAATCGCCCGCCGCTTCAACCACCTTTACGGGCGCGAGGCCGGCTTCGAGGATAAGGCGAAAGACGCGGTGAAAAAGCTCGGCGCCAAGCGTGCGCGGCTTTATCAGGAGCTGCGTACCCGCTTCCAGCAAGAAGGTGACGAAGATGCGCTGGAGCAGGCCAAGGCTCTCCTCGATGAAACCCAGAACCTGAGCCTGGGGGACCGCGAGCGCCTTTACGGCTATCTCGAAGGCAGCGGCAAGATGATCCTGGTCGAGCCGGAGGCCCTGCTCACTTCGGCGGCGCGCATGCCCGGGCTGGACGGGCAGAAGATGTCCAAGTCTTACGGCAACACGATCAACCTGCGCGAGGACGCCGACGGCGTCACGCGCAAGATCCACACCATGCAGACCGATCCGGCGCGCATGCGGCGCACCGACCCGGGCGACCCAGAGCGCTGCCCGGTGTGGCCGCTGCATGCGATCTATTCGGACGAAGCGACCCTGGCCTGGGTGCAGCAGGGTTGCCGCAGCGCCGGGATCGGCTGCCTGGAGTGCAAGCAGCCCCTGCTCGAGGCCATCCTCGAGGAGCAGGAAATCCTGCACGAACGGGCCCAGCCTTATCTCGACGATCCGACGCTGGTGCGCAGCATCCTTGCCGACGGCTGCGAGCGCGCGCGCAAGCTGGCGCAGGAAACGATGCGCGACGTGCGCGAAGCGATGGGCCTGGATTACGGCTGA
- a CDS encoding segregation and condensation protein A, translating to MSLPLPLAPPETAEALDVLARIYGEPLLELPKDLYIPPDALQVFLEAFEGPLDLLLYLIRKANLDVLDIPMAPLTAQYLEYVEAMRATNLELAAEYLLMAAMLLEIKSRMLLPRPPREHAEEEDPRAELVRRLLEYEQMKLAAVRLDTLPRAERDFEWVGVFVAEKVVERLPDVSLHDLQLAWLRIMKKARLSQHHRVGREQLSVREQMTAILRMLGDGAFVVFDTLFEVRLGPSGLVVSFLAVLELVKERLLEVTQNEAFAPIYVKLADASRNDT from the coding sequence ATGAGCCTGCCGTTGCCGCTGGCGCCTCCCGAAACCGCCGAAGCACTGGATGTGCTCGCCCGCATCTACGGCGAACCCCTGCTCGAACTGCCCAAAGACCTGTATATTCCGCCCGATGCGCTGCAGGTGTTCCTCGAGGCGTTCGAGGGGCCGCTGGATCTGCTGCTGTACCTGATCCGCAAGGCCAACCTCGACGTCCTCGACATTCCGATGGCGCCGCTTACCGCGCAGTACCTCGAATACGTCGAGGCGATGCGGGCCACGAACCTGGAGCTGGCCGCCGAGTATCTGCTGATGGCGGCGATGCTGCTCGAAATCAAGTCGCGCATGCTCCTGCCGCGGCCGCCGCGCGAGCATGCCGAAGAGGAGGATCCGCGTGCCGAGCTGGTGCGCCGCCTGCTCGAATACGAGCAGATGAAACTTGCTGCCGTGCGGCTCGACACCCTGCCGCGGGCCGAGCGCGATTTCGAATGGGTGGGCGTGTTCGTCGCCGAGAAAGTGGTCGAGCGCCTGCCCGACGTCAGTCTGCACGACCTGCAGCTGGCGTGGCTGCGGATCATGAAGAAAGCCCGGCTCAGCCAGCACCACCGTGTCGGCCGCGAGCAGCTGTCGGTGCGCGAACAGATGACGGCGATCCTGCGCATGCTGGGCGATGGCGCCTTCGTGGTGTTCGACACCTTGTTCGAGGTGCGGCTCGGGCCGTCGGGGCTGGTGGTGAGTTTTCTCGCCGTGCTCGAGCTGGTCAAGGAAAGGCTGCTCGAAGTGACTCAGAACGAGGCTTTTGCGCCGATCTACGTGAAACTCGCCGATGCCAGCCGCAACGACACCTGA
- the scpB gene encoding SMC-Scp complex subunit ScpB: MPAATTPEAYLRIVEAALLAAPAPLPVSELRRLFDEDPGPELVRRLLDELCAQWRAADRGVELVQLASGWRFQTRAQYQVYLDRLKEEKPPRYSRAVMETLAIIAYRQPVTRGDIEEIRGVAVSPNILKTLESRGWVDVVGHRDTPGRPALFATTRRFLDDMGLRSLTELPALTEIEKIMDLVDVSQNEPALAPTPEEEV; encoded by the coding sequence ATGCCAGCCGCAACGACACCTGAGGCCTACCTGCGCATCGTCGAAGCAGCGTTGCTGGCCGCGCCGGCGCCGCTGCCGGTATCGGAGCTGCGTCGGCTGTTCGACGAAGATCCCGGGCCGGAACTGGTTCGCCGCCTGCTCGACGAGCTGTGCGCGCAGTGGCGCGCCGCCGATCGCGGCGTCGAGCTGGTGCAACTGGCTAGCGGCTGGCGCTTCCAGACGCGGGCGCAGTACCAGGTCTACCTGGACCGGCTGAAGGAGGAAAAGCCGCCGCGTTATTCGCGGGCGGTGATGGAAACCCTGGCGATCATCGCTTACCGTCAGCCGGTCACCCGGGGCGATATCGAGGAGATCCGGGGCGTGGCGGTGTCGCCGAACATATTGAAGACGCTGGAGTCGCGCGGCTGGGTGGATGTCGTCGGCCACCGCGATACGCCCGGTCGGCCGGCCTTGTTCGCCACCACCCGGCGTTTTCTCGACGACATGGGGTTGCGCAGCCTGACCGAGCTGCCGGCGCTCACCGAAATTGAAAAAATCATGGACTTAGTCGATGTCTCGCAAAACGAACCGGCCCTTGCGCCCACCCCTGAAGAAGAAGTCTGA
- the rluB gene encoding 23S rRNA pseudouridine(2605) synthase RluB, whose amino-acid sequence MSRKTNRPLRPPLKKKSDAVEILDRDPRSGRAAHRESPAHDDDAQPRHKDAHLNADPRGSRAPRPGAAGREAGRSQDDPARRPDAYHSALGRPERGERAPRGRPQGGGRAAPTTLSEPERLQKVLAQAGVASRREIEEWVVAGRISVNGLPAALGQKVGPGDRVKVNGKLVPLRFTQRSPRVLMYHKPEGEIVSRDDPEGRPTVFERLPLLRKGRWLAVGRLDFNTSGLLLFTNDGDLANKLMHPRYELEREYAVRLLGELTEEQAKSLTEGIQLEDGPAKFTGLRDEGGEGANHWYRVTISEGRNREVRRMFEAVGLTVSRLMRVRYGSVELPARLKRGMWMEMPEADACSLAGLPVPQGRSQDERAKRPTKMHRTQPHGAAKMR is encoded by the coding sequence ATGTCTCGCAAAACGAACCGGCCCTTGCGCCCACCCCTGAAGAAGAAGTCTGACGCGGTCGAGATCCTCGATCGCGACCCGCGCTCAGGGCGTGCGGCTCACCGCGAAAGCCCCGCCCACGATGACGACGCCCAGCCGCGCCACAAGGACGCTCACCTCAATGCCGATCCGCGCGGATCGCGGGCGCCGCGTCCGGGGGCGGCGGGCAGGGAGGCGGGGCGGAGCCAGGACGACCCGGCGCGCCGGCCCGACGCCTATCATTCCGCGCTCGGCCGGCCCGAACGCGGCGAGCGGGCACCGCGAGGCCGCCCCCAGGGAGGCGGGCGTGCGGCACCGACCACCCTGAGCGAGCCCGAGCGGCTGCAAAAAGTGCTGGCTCAGGCCGGCGTCGCTTCCCGGCGCGAGATCGAGGAATGGGTGGTGGCCGGGCGCATCTCGGTCAACGGCCTGCCCGCCGCCCTGGGGCAGAAGGTCGGCCCCGGCGATCGGGTCAAGGTCAATGGCAAGTTGGTGCCGCTGCGCTTCACCCAGCGTTCGCCGCGGGTGCTGATGTACCACAAGCCGGAAGGCGAGATCGTCTCGCGCGACGACCCGGAAGGCCGTCCCACCGTGTTCGAGCGCCTGCCGCTGCTGCGCAAGGGGCGCTGGCTGGCGGTCGGCCGGCTCGATTTCAATACTTCGGGGCTGCTGCTGTTCACCAACGACGGCGATCTCGCCAACAAGCTGATGCACCCGCGCTACGAGCTCGAGCGCGAATATGCGGTGCGCCTTCTCGGCGAGCTCACCGAGGAGCAGGCGAAGTCGCTGACCGAAGGCATCCAGCTCGAAGACGGTCCGGCGAAGTTCACCGGCTTGCGCGACGAAGGCGGCGAGGGCGCCAACCATTGGTACCGGGTGACGATCTCCGAGGGCCGCAACCGCGAGGTGCGGCGCATGTTTGAGGCGGTCGGCCTCACCGTCAGCCGGCTGATGCGGGTGCGCTACGGCAGCGTCGAGCTTCCGGCCCGCCTCAAGCGCGGGATGTGGATGGAAATGCCCGAGGCCGATGCCTGCAGCCTGGCCGGCCTGCCGGTGCCGCAGGGGCGCAGCCAGGACGAGCGCGCCAAGCGTCCCACGAAGATGCATCGTACCCAGCCGCACGGTGCGGCGAAAATGCGCTGA
- the rimP gene encoding ribosome maturation factor RimP, with protein sequence MRAEVEQLIEQVVSGLGYELVDIEFSPKGRLLRVFLDIERGITVDDCATVSNQLQRVFEVEGVDYDRLEVSSPGLDRPLKKLADFERFRGSEAQVRLSLPIGNQRNFVGVIEGVRDAVVVLATEKGEVLLPFEDIEKARLVPKF encoded by the coding sequence ATGCGTGCAGAAGTCGAGCAACTGATCGAACAGGTGGTGAGCGGTCTCGGGTACGAACTCGTGGATATCGAGTTTTCCCCCAAGGGCCGCCTGCTGCGGGTGTTCCTCGATATCGAGCGCGGCATCACGGTGGATGACTGCGCCACGGTGAGCAATCAGCTGCAGCGCGTGTTCGAGGTCGAAGGCGTCGATTATGACCGCCTCGAAGTGTCGTCGCCGGGACTCGACCGCCCGCTCAAGAAGCTCGCCGACTTCGAACGTTTCCGCGGCAGCGAGGCCCAGGTGCGCCTTTCGCTGCCGATCGGCAATCAGCGCAATTTCGTGGGCGTGATCGAAGGGGTGCGCGATGCCGTGGTCGTGCTCGCCACCGAGAAGGGCGAAGTGCTGCTGCCTTTCGAAGACATCGAGAAAGCACGCCTTGTACCCAAATTTTAA